A section of the Paenibacillus yonginensis genome encodes:
- a CDS encoding IS3 family transposase, producing MSKKHFNQAERKALSKNPYIAKVSEKSLTYTDEFKRLFIDQYLSGKTPREIFETAGFDVSLIGMTRVEQCADRWKKAYERDGIIGLTDSRRGASGRPRQRELTPAEIMAKQEAKIKLLESQIDLLKKFDKNERRLCLEKNNPSESHRFEWIHQAMNQGFKRMTRYFCELLGVSRSGYYHYLQTADVRIKRAQKDEESVKWVKKAFDRRGFKKGARSIKMTLENEFGIVYNLKRIRRLMKKFNIVCPHRKPNPYKRMAKATQEHRTVPNLLQRDFRKEIPGLALLTDITYLPYGSSQMAYLSTLLDASTGEVLAQHLSDRMTLDLAADTVEKLMKQKRLKLPKGAFIHSDQGSHYTSPAFQKLLKKYKLGQSMSRRGNCWDNAPQESFFGHLKDHVDHHSCTTFESLKQEVNRYIQYYNNHRYQWGRKKMTPVQYRNHLLSAA from the coding sequence ATGAGTAAGAAACATTTTAACCAAGCAGAGCGCAAGGCTTTATCTAAAAATCCATATATCGCTAAGGTTAGTGAAAAATCATTAACATACACAGATGAATTTAAACGCCTTTTCATCGATCAGTATCTGTCAGGGAAAACACCTAGAGAAATCTTTGAGACGGCTGGATTTGACGTGTCTCTCATCGGCATGACGCGGGTGGAGCAGTGCGCAGATCGTTGGAAGAAGGCCTACGAACGGGATGGGATTATCGGACTCACCGACTCCAGAAGAGGGGCTTCAGGACGTCCACGGCAAAGAGAGCTTACACCTGCTGAAATCATGGCCAAACAAGAAGCGAAAATCAAACTTCTCGAGTCGCAGATTGACTTGCTAAAAAAGTTCGACAAGAACGAAAGGAGGCTATGCTTAGAGAAAAACAATCCAAGCGAAAGTCATAGATTTGAATGGATTCATCAAGCAATGAACCAGGGATTTAAGCGGATGACCCGGTATTTTTGTGAGCTCCTAGGGGTCTCAAGATCTGGCTACTATCATTACCTGCAAACCGCGGATGTACGCATCAAACGAGCTCAAAAAGATGAGGAAAGCGTAAAGTGGGTGAAGAAAGCCTTTGATCGCCGAGGTTTCAAGAAAGGAGCTCGCTCCATCAAGATGACCTTAGAGAATGAGTTTGGCATTGTGTATAACCTCAAACGGATTCGCAGACTCATGAAAAAATTCAATATCGTCTGTCCTCACCGGAAACCCAATCCCTACAAACGAATGGCCAAAGCCACTCAGGAGCACCGGACCGTGCCCAATCTTTTGCAAAGAGATTTCCGAAAAGAAATCCCCGGTCTCGCCCTGCTCACGGACATCACCTATCTGCCTTATGGATCTTCCCAAATGGCCTATTTATCCACCTTACTGGATGCTTCCACAGGCGAAGTTTTGGCTCAACATCTCTCGGACCGAATGACGCTGGATTTAGCAGCTGATACCGTAGAAAAGTTGATGAAGCAAAAGCGGCTTAAACTGCCTAAAGGAGCTTTTATCCATTCCGACCAGGGCAGCCACTATACAAGCCCAGCCTTTCAAAAGCTGCTCAAGAAGTACAAGCTTGGCCAGTCGATGTCCAGACGCGGTAACTGTTGGGATAACGCTCCGCAGGAGTCTTTCTTTGGTCATCTCAAAGACCATGTGGATCACCATAGCTGTACAACCTTCGAGAGCCTCAAACAGGAAGTAAACCGATACATACAGTATTACAACAACCACAGATATCAATGGGGACGTAAAAAGATGACTCCTGTACAGTACAGGAATCATCTTTTATCTGCGGCTTAA